In Sphingomonas sp. JUb134, the sequence CTGCCTTTCCCGCGACGATCTCAAACGGGCAGCGTGCCTTGGCGCAACGCGCAGATTCGGGCAGCTTCACCGGATGCCCCAGCGCTTGAGCCTGACCACCCTTCTCGTCGACGAATATGACACCGCCCTGTCCTTCTTCGTCGGGAAGCTTGGCTTCGAGTTGCGTGAGGATTCCGAGCTGGCAGACGGGACGCGGTGGGTCGTGGTCGCGCCGCGCGGTGCGCAGGGCGGACTGCTCCTGGCGCGCGCAGTAGGCGACCGGCAACGGCAGGCGATCGGGCATCAGGGCGGTGGGCGGGTGTTCCTGTTT encodes:
- a CDS encoding VOC family protein, with protein sequence MSLTTLLVDEYDTALSFFVGKLGFELREDSELADGTRWVVVAPRGAQGGLLLARAVGDRQRQAIGHQGGGRVFLFLETDDFARDHLTYTRRGVRFVEAARHEPYGIVAVFEDLYGNRWDLIQPASVER